In a genomic window of bacterium:
- the polA gene encoding DNA polymerase I → MRKTLYLLDGQGLIYRAYHALPYLSTSKGLPTNAIFGFTSMLIRLVQDYSIDYAVAAFDLPAPTVRHKQYSAYKATRPPMPSDLSLQIPYIKEITSAFGIAIKEMEGYEADDIIATLALQGKEKGWNVYILSGDLDCLQIVGENVKLLIPRVGMTDIREIDEEAVKERYGVPPSKIPDLKSLAGDVSDNIPGIPGFGPKKASQLLEKFSSIEDIYEHIDELPPQLRETLLAYEDIVRRNKSLALLKRDLPVSLDDVPPFRPDWGRIREILQELEMKKLIERLPNQESSLFVREEVPQKMVKEVQSADDLGKMLAKTPQEIALHIGEGKLHIATKGGEVFSLSLSRGKDLFGSMDNEIEPLKPILSDEKIPKLGHDLKSIMLLLAKEENVYLKGIAFDTMIASYLLNPIRGGHRLEDVYRELLGEELSNNPSLQALSLFDLREKMEERLRAEELGRVFYEIEMPLLSVLFDMEMVGVKIDIPLMRKLSGELTERMREVEKEIYRLAGVEFNIASPKQLREVLTERLKIPLGKKKKTGLSTDAEVLESLAPQYEIAGKILEWRELAKFKGTYIDVLPRLADKDGRVHTSFNQCVTATGRLSSSEPNLQNIPVRGEWAKRLRGAFISDEGYVLISADYSQIELRVLAHISEDPALIEAFQKGADIHALTASSLFGIPLEDVTEELRRKGKTVNFGIVYGISEFGLAKELGISEKEAKEYIEQYFQKFPKVKEYVNKTIEEARERGYVRTIFGRKRPLPELLSSNKMVREFGKRAAINAPVQGTAADLIKLAMVRIHRRIKETGLPMKLLLQVHDELLIEARKDVKEEAKQILKEEMENVYPLAVPLVVKIGEGNSWEEIGH, encoded by the coding sequence ATGAGGAAAACCCTTTATCTATTGGATGGTCAAGGCTTAATCTATAGGGCTTATCACGCCCTACCCTATTTATCAACCTCAAAAGGTCTCCCCACAAATGCGATATTCGGTTTTACTTCAATGCTTATTAGACTTGTTCAGGATTATTCAATTGATTACGCAGTCGCAGCGTTTGATTTGCCCGCTCCCACAGTTCGTCATAAACAATATTCGGCTTATAAAGCGACACGCCCTCCTATGCCCAGCGACCTTTCCCTGCAAATCCCTTACATTAAGGAGATAACCTCAGCCTTTGGAATAGCTATAAAGGAGATGGAGGGCTACGAAGCGGATGATATAATAGCTACCCTCGCCTTGCAGGGCAAGGAGAAAGGGTGGAATGTGTACATACTTTCGGGTGACCTTGATTGTCTGCAAATCGTGGGAGAAAATGTCAAGCTGCTTATCCCCAGGGTTGGGATGACCGATATTAGAGAAATAGATGAAGAAGCTGTGAAGGAAAGATATGGGGTGCCGCCTTCTAAAATCCCTGACTTGAAATCCTTAGCCGGTGATGTCTCGGATAACATCCCGGGCATCCCTGGTTTTGGACCGAAGAAGGCTTCCCAGCTGTTGGAGAAATTTTCCTCCATTGAGGATATTTATGAACATATTGATGAGCTACCTCCCCAACTGAGAGAGACCCTTTTAGCATATGAGGACATAGTGAGGCGGAATAAGAGCCTTGCGCTTTTGAAAAGAGACCTTCCCGTGAGCCTTGACGATGTCCCGCCTTTCCGACCGGATTGGGGGCGCATAAGGGAAATCTTACAGGAACTGGAGATGAAGAAGCTTATAGAGAGGTTGCCTAACCAAGAAAGCTCCCTATTCGTAAGGGAAGAGGTTCCCCAAAAGATGGTCAAGGAGGTTCAATCCGCAGATGATTTAGGAAAAATGTTGGCGAAAACTCCTCAAGAAATAGCCCTTCATATTGGGGAGGGAAAGCTTCATATAGCCACGAAGGGAGGAGAGGTCTTCTCACTGTCTCTTTCCAGGGGAAAAGATTTATTCGGTTCAATGGACAACGAAATTGAGCCTCTTAAACCCATTCTCTCCGATGAGAAAATTCCCAAATTAGGGCACGACTTAAAGAGCATAATGCTTCTTTTAGCCAAGGAGGAAAATGTCTACCTTAAAGGCATAGCCTTTGACACCATGATTGCTTCTTATCTTCTAAATCCAATAAGGGGTGGGCATAGGCTTGAGGATGTATATAGAGAGCTCTTGGGAGAGGAATTATCAAATAACCCTTCTTTGCAGGCTCTTTCGCTGTTTGATTTGAGGGAGAAGATGGAGGAGAGATTGAGAGCTGAAGAGTTGGGACGGGTTTTCTATGAAATAGAGATGCCGCTTTTGAGCGTTCTATTTGATATGGAAATGGTGGGTGTGAAGATTGATATACCTTTGATGAGGAAGCTATCGGGAGAGTTAACGGAGCGGATGAGGGAGGTTGAAAAGGAGATATACAGGTTAGCGGGTGTGGAGTTCAATATAGCTTCTCCGAAACAGTTGAGGGAGGTTCTAACTGAACGCTTGAAGATTCCTCTGGGCAAGAAGAAGAAGACCGGCTTATCCACAGATGCTGAGGTATTGGAATCGCTTGCCCCTCAATATGAGATTGCAGGGAAGATATTGGAGTGGCGGGAGTTGGCGAAATTCAAGGGAACCTATATTGATGTTTTGCCAAGGCTTGCAGATAAGGACGGAAGAGTGCATACATCTTTCAATCAGTGTGTTACGGCAACGGGCAGGCTTTCTTCCTCTGAGCCGAACTTGCAAAACATCCCAGTGAGGGGGGAATGGGCGAAGAGGCTGAGGGGAGCATTCATCAGCGATGAGGGATATGTCCTCATATCCGCTGATTACTCACAGATAGAGCTGAGGGTTCTCGCTCATATAAGCGAGGACCCAGCATTGATTGAGGCATTTCAGAAGGGAGCGGATATTCACGCTTTGACAGCTTCATCCCTTTTTGGGATTCCATTGGAGGATGTTACAGAGGAGTTGAGAAGGAAAGGAAAGACGGTGAATTTTGGGATTGTTTATGGAATCTCTGAATTCGGGCTTGCAAAGGAGCTTGGCATCTCGGAAAAGGAAGCCAAGGAATATATAGAGCAATATTTTCAGAAGTTCCCGAAGGTAAAGGAGTATGTGAATAAGACGATTGAGGAGGCGCGGGAGAGGGGCTATGTGAGGACGATTTTCGGGAGGAAGCGTCCCTTGCCCGAGCTTTTAAGCTCAAATAAGATGGTGAGGGAGTTCGGAAAGAGGGCTGCGATAAACGCTCCTGTGCAAGGAACGGCTGCGGACTTGATAAAGTTAGCAATGGTGAGGATTCATAGAAGAATAAAGGAGACGGGGTTGCCCATGAAATTGCTCTTGCAGGTTCATGATGAATTGCTTATAGAGGCGAGAAAAGATGTTAAAGAAGAAGCGAAACAAATCCTTAAAGAGGAGATGGAGAATGTCTATCCTCTTGCCGTCCCTCTGGTCGTTAAAATCGGGGAAGGAAATAGCTGGGAGGAAATAGGGCACTGA
- a CDS encoding DNA primase, which produces MPRSLQDLIAEIRDSASIVDVISYYIPVKRAGRSYKALCPFHPDRNPSLMISEEKGLWHCFGCGAGGDVFSFVMKMENVDFMEAAKLVAERVGIPFKWEGRGRWDNILEICETCAKYFHNVLLSKPEGEKALHYLQGRGMNMETIKQFMLGFAPPDLKELLNLLKDYPNEDLENCGIFSKREGRLHLILSGRITFPIFSPNGKVIAFGGRVLDDSTPKYINSWETALFRKGRILYGFHLAKKDIMEAKKAFIVEGYMDLIALYSAGIKNTVATLGTALTDEHLRLLKRYCEEIYLAFDPDSPGMNATLRASPLIEEAGLRAKVILIPEGYDPDTFIRKKGKKGFEEIVEKAVDISDFQLKKALEKGDEGRQEAIDIISNISDPGKRNEVSKKLAEELAKGDPEMVREYLNWITLEVRKRRAGDRTKVRVTATPSMRPEEALGKMEKVEKEFVRSLLLEPSFIKPVTEIIKEELLSNSLLRSIYSKIKSLAGEGFSRGALLDMLEEEEKKKVSEIELEELPPPTEQVVYDCALKILEIYLKRVGQINREALKLINEGKLARKKSIVSLRSLFKTLQNLL; this is translated from the coding sequence GTGCCACGCTCCCTCCAAGATTTAATAGCGGAGATAAGAGATAGCGCCAGCATAGTAGATGTAATTAGCTACTACATCCCCGTAAAACGGGCGGGGCGCTCCTATAAAGCTCTTTGCCCCTTCCACCCCGATAGAAATCCCTCCTTGATGATAAGCGAGGAGAAGGGGCTTTGGCACTGCTTCGGTTGTGGTGCTGGTGGAGATGTTTTTTCCTTTGTAATGAAAATGGAGAATGTAGATTTTATGGAAGCGGCCAAGCTCGTGGCGGAGAGAGTCGGCATTCCTTTCAAATGGGAGGGTAGGGGGAGATGGGATAACATCCTTGAAATATGCGAGACCTGCGCTAAATATTTTCACAATGTCCTTTTGAGCAAACCAGAGGGAGAAAAGGCCTTGCACTACTTGCAGGGTAGGGGAATGAATATGGAAACGATAAAACAATTTATGCTCGGCTTCGCTCCCCCTGATTTAAAAGAGCTCCTCAATCTTCTTAAGGACTATCCAAACGAGGATTTGGAAAATTGTGGAATCTTCTCCAAAAGAGAAGGCAGACTTCATCTCATATTAAGTGGAAGAATAACCTTCCCTATCTTTTCACCCAATGGGAAGGTGATAGCTTTCGGTGGCAGGGTGCTTGACGATTCTACTCCAAAATATATAAATAGCTGGGAAACAGCGCTTTTCAGAAAGGGAAGAATTCTCTATGGCTTTCATTTGGCGAAGAAAGATATTATGGAGGCAAAGAAAGCCTTTATCGTTGAAGGTTATATGGACCTCATAGCTCTTTATTCAGCGGGGATAAAAAACACGGTCGCCACATTGGGGACAGCTTTGACTGATGAACATCTGCGTCTTTTGAAAAGATATTGTGAAGAGATATACCTCGCTTTCGACCCGGATTCTCCAGGGATGAACGCCACTTTAAGAGCAAGCCCTTTAATTGAGGAAGCTGGCTTAAGGGCGAAGGTCATTCTCATTCCCGAGGGATACGACCCAGATACATTCATAAGGAAGAAAGGTAAGAAAGGTTTTGAGGAGATTGTTGAGAAAGCAGTTGATATAAGCGATTTCCAGTTGAAAAAGGCTCTTGAAAAGGGCGACGAAGGAAGGCAAGAAGCCATAGATATAATCTCTAATATAAGCGACCCGGGAAAGAGGAACGAGGTGAGCAAGAAGCTCGCTGAGGAGCTTGCTAAGGGGGACCCCGAGATGGTTAGAGAGTATTTGAACTGGATAACATTGGAAGTAAGGAAGAGAAGGGCAGGGGATAGGACAAAGGTAAGGGTTACCGCTACCCCCTCTATGCGGCCAGAGGAGGCATTGGGAAAGATGGAAAAGGTGGAAAAGGAATTTGTCCGTTCCCTTCTCTTAGAGCCCTCTTTCATAAAGCCGGTAACTGAAATAATTAAGGAAGAGCTTCTTTCAAATAGCTTGCTGAGGAGCATATATAGTAAGATAAAGTCCTTGGCAGGGGAGGGGTTCTCTCGGGGAGCGCTACTGGACATGCTTGAAGAAGAAGAGAAGAAAAAAGTGAGCGAGATCGAGCTTGAGGAACTACCTCCTCCCACAGAACAAGTGGTTTATGATTGCGCCCTCAAGATACTTGAAATTTATCTTAAAAGAGTTGGACAAATCAATCGGGAAGCGTTAAAATTAATAAATGAGGGAAAGCTTGCCCGTAAAAAATCAATCGTTTCTTTGCGCTCTCTTTTTAAAACTCTTCAGAACCTTTTGTAA